From a single Anabas testudineus chromosome 5, fAnaTes1.2, whole genome shotgun sequence genomic region:
- the LOC113153940 gene encoding poly(rC)-binding protein 2 isoform X2: MDSGVIEGGLNVTLTIRLLMHGKEVGSIIGKKGESVKKMREESGARINISEGNCPERIITLAGPTTAIFKAFSMIIEKLEEDISSSMTNSTATSKPPVTLRIVVPASQCGSLIGKGGCKIKEIRESTGAQVQVAGDMLPNSTERAITIAGTPQSIIECVKQICVVMLESPPKGVTIPYRPKPSGSPVIFAGGQAYAVQGQHAIPQPDLTKLHQLAMQQSPFPIAPSNQGFTGIDASAQTSSHEMTIPNDLIGCIIGRQGAKINEIRQMSGAQIKIANPVDGSTDRQVTITGSPASISLAEYLINARLSSEATGLAAN; this comes from the exons ATGGACTCCGGTGTGATTGAAGGAGGGCTCAATGTCACCCTTACCATTAGGCTGCTCATGCACGGCAAG GAGGTTGGAAGCATTATTGGGAAG AAAGGTGAATCTGTGAAGAAGATGAGAGAAGAG AGTGGGGCTCGCATCAACATCTCTGAGGGCAATTGTCCTGAGAGGATCATTACTTTGGCAGGTCCAACCACTGCCATCTTTAAAGCATTCTCCATGATCATTGAAAAGCTGGAAGAA GACATAAGCAGCTCAATGACAAACAGCACAGCTACCAGCAAGCCCCCAGTGACCTTACGCATTGTGGTGCCTGCTAGCCAGTGTGGCTCCCTAATCGGGAAAGGTGGCTGCAAGATCAAGGAAATTCGAGAG TCAACAGGTGCTCAGGTACAAGTGGCAGGAGACATGCTCCCAAACTCCACAGAGCGTGCCATCACCATTGCTGGCACTCCCCAGTCTATAATTGAGTGTGTGAAGCAGATCTGTGTGGTTATGCTTGAG tCTCCTCCTAAGGGGGTAACTATCCCCTACCGACCCAAGCCTTCAGGATCTCCTGTCATCTTTGCAGGCGGACAG GCATATGCTGTACAAGGACAGCACGCGATCCCACAACCAGAT CTCACCAAGCTTCACCAGCTGGCTATGCAGCAGAGCCCCTTCCCCATCGCACCAAGCAACCAGGGATTCACTG gaatAGATGCTTCTGCCCAGACCAGTTCCCATGAGATGACCATTCCAAATGAT CTTATTGGGTGCATCATTGGCCGCCAGGGAGCCAAGATCAACGAGATCAGACAAATGTCAGGCGCCCAGATTAAGATTGCGAATCCAGTGGATGGATCGACTGACCGCCAGGTCACCATCACAGGCTCGCCTGCCAGCATCAGTTTGGCGGAGTACCTCATCAATGCCAG gcTTTCCTCTGAGGCCACAGGACTGGCAGCCAACTGA
- the LOC113153940 gene encoding poly(rC)-binding protein 2 isoform X4, with amino-acid sequence MDSGVIEGGLNVTLTIRLLMHGKEVGSIIGKKGESVKKMREESGARINISEGNCPERIITLAGPTTAIFKAFSMIIEKLEEDISSSMTNSTATSKPPVTLRIVVPASQCGSLIGKGGCKIKEIRESTGAQVQVAGDMLPNSTERAITIAGTPQSIIECVKQICVVMLESPPKGVTIPYRPKPSGSPVIFAGGQLTKLHQLAMQQSPFPIAPSNQGFTGIDASAQTSSHEMTIPNDLIGCIIGRQGAKINEIRQMSGAQIKIANPVDGSTDRQVTITGSPASISLAEYLINARLSSEATGLAAN; translated from the exons ATGGACTCCGGTGTGATTGAAGGAGGGCTCAATGTCACCCTTACCATTAGGCTGCTCATGCACGGCAAG GAGGTTGGAAGCATTATTGGGAAG AAAGGTGAATCTGTGAAGAAGATGAGAGAAGAG AGTGGGGCTCGCATCAACATCTCTGAGGGCAATTGTCCTGAGAGGATCATTACTTTGGCAGGTCCAACCACTGCCATCTTTAAAGCATTCTCCATGATCATTGAAAAGCTGGAAGAA GACATAAGCAGCTCAATGACAAACAGCACAGCTACCAGCAAGCCCCCAGTGACCTTACGCATTGTGGTGCCTGCTAGCCAGTGTGGCTCCCTAATCGGGAAAGGTGGCTGCAAGATCAAGGAAATTCGAGAG TCAACAGGTGCTCAGGTACAAGTGGCAGGAGACATGCTCCCAAACTCCACAGAGCGTGCCATCACCATTGCTGGCACTCCCCAGTCTATAATTGAGTGTGTGAAGCAGATCTGTGTGGTTATGCTTGAG tCTCCTCCTAAGGGGGTAACTATCCCCTACCGACCCAAGCCTTCAGGATCTCCTGTCATCTTTGCAGGCGGACAG CTCACCAAGCTTCACCAGCTGGCTATGCAGCAGAGCCCCTTCCCCATCGCACCAAGCAACCAGGGATTCACTG gaatAGATGCTTCTGCCCAGACCAGTTCCCATGAGATGACCATTCCAAATGAT CTTATTGGGTGCATCATTGGCCGCCAGGGAGCCAAGATCAACGAGATCAGACAAATGTCAGGCGCCCAGATTAAGATTGCGAATCCAGTGGATGGATCGACTGACCGCCAGGTCACCATCACAGGCTCGCCTGCCAGCATCAGTTTGGCGGAGTACCTCATCAATGCCAG gcTTTCCTCTGAGGCCACAGGACTGGCAGCCAACTGA
- the LOC113153940 gene encoding poly(rC)-binding protein 2 isoform X3 gives MDSGVIEGGLNVTLTIRLLMHGKEVGSIIGKKGESVKKMREESGARINISEGNCPERIITLAGPTTAIFKAFSMIIEKLEEDISSSMTNSTATSKPPVTLRIVVPASQCGSLIGKGGCKIKEIRESTGAQVQVAGDMLPNSTERAITIAGTPQSIIECVKQICVVMLESPPKGVTIPYRPKPSGSPVIFAGGQSSSAAISPQLTKLHQLAMQQSPFPIAPSNQGFTGIDASAQTSSHEMTIPNDLIGCIIGRQGAKINEIRQMSGAQIKIANPVDGSTDRQVTITGSPASISLAEYLINARLSSEATGLAAN, from the exons ATGGACTCCGGTGTGATTGAAGGAGGGCTCAATGTCACCCTTACCATTAGGCTGCTCATGCACGGCAAG GAGGTTGGAAGCATTATTGGGAAG AAAGGTGAATCTGTGAAGAAGATGAGAGAAGAG AGTGGGGCTCGCATCAACATCTCTGAGGGCAATTGTCCTGAGAGGATCATTACTTTGGCAGGTCCAACCACTGCCATCTTTAAAGCATTCTCCATGATCATTGAAAAGCTGGAAGAA GACATAAGCAGCTCAATGACAAACAGCACAGCTACCAGCAAGCCCCCAGTGACCTTACGCATTGTGGTGCCTGCTAGCCAGTGTGGCTCCCTAATCGGGAAAGGTGGCTGCAAGATCAAGGAAATTCGAGAG TCAACAGGTGCTCAGGTACAAGTGGCAGGAGACATGCTCCCAAACTCCACAGAGCGTGCCATCACCATTGCTGGCACTCCCCAGTCTATAATTGAGTGTGTGAAGCAGATCTGTGTGGTTATGCTTGAG tCTCCTCCTAAGGGGGTAACTATCCCCTACCGACCCAAGCCTTCAGGATCTCCTGTCATCTTTGCAGGCGGACAG tCTTCCTCTGCTGCTATCTCTCCACAGCTCACCAAGCTTCACCAGCTGGCTATGCAGCAGAGCCCCTTCCCCATCGCACCAAGCAACCAGGGATTCACTG gaatAGATGCTTCTGCCCAGACCAGTTCCCATGAGATGACCATTCCAAATGAT CTTATTGGGTGCATCATTGGCCGCCAGGGAGCCAAGATCAACGAGATCAGACAAATGTCAGGCGCCCAGATTAAGATTGCGAATCCAGTGGATGGATCGACTGACCGCCAGGTCACCATCACAGGCTCGCCTGCCAGCATCAGTTTGGCGGAGTACCTCATCAATGCCAG gcTTTCCTCTGAGGCCACAGGACTGGCAGCCAACTGA
- the LOC113153940 gene encoding poly(rC)-binding protein 2 isoform X1, whose amino-acid sequence MDSGVIEGGLNVTLTIRLLMHGKEVGSIIGKKGESVKKMREESGARINISEGNCPERIITLAGPTTAIFKAFSMIIEKLEEDISSSMTNSTATSKPPVTLRIVVPASQCGSLIGKGGCKIKEIRESTGAQVQVAGDMLPNSTERAITIAGTPQSIIECVKQICVVMLESPPKGVTIPYRPKPSGSPVIFAGGQAYAVQGQHAIPQPDSSSAAISPQLTKLHQLAMQQSPFPIAPSNQGFTGIDASAQTSSHEMTIPNDLIGCIIGRQGAKINEIRQMSGAQIKIANPVDGSTDRQVTITGSPASISLAEYLINARLSSEATGLAAN is encoded by the exons ATGGACTCCGGTGTGATTGAAGGAGGGCTCAATGTCACCCTTACCATTAGGCTGCTCATGCACGGCAAG GAGGTTGGAAGCATTATTGGGAAG AAAGGTGAATCTGTGAAGAAGATGAGAGAAGAG AGTGGGGCTCGCATCAACATCTCTGAGGGCAATTGTCCTGAGAGGATCATTACTTTGGCAGGTCCAACCACTGCCATCTTTAAAGCATTCTCCATGATCATTGAAAAGCTGGAAGAA GACATAAGCAGCTCAATGACAAACAGCACAGCTACCAGCAAGCCCCCAGTGACCTTACGCATTGTGGTGCCTGCTAGCCAGTGTGGCTCCCTAATCGGGAAAGGTGGCTGCAAGATCAAGGAAATTCGAGAG TCAACAGGTGCTCAGGTACAAGTGGCAGGAGACATGCTCCCAAACTCCACAGAGCGTGCCATCACCATTGCTGGCACTCCCCAGTCTATAATTGAGTGTGTGAAGCAGATCTGTGTGGTTATGCTTGAG tCTCCTCCTAAGGGGGTAACTATCCCCTACCGACCCAAGCCTTCAGGATCTCCTGTCATCTTTGCAGGCGGACAG GCATATGCTGTACAAGGACAGCACGCGATCCCACAACCAGAT tCTTCCTCTGCTGCTATCTCTCCACAGCTCACCAAGCTTCACCAGCTGGCTATGCAGCAGAGCCCCTTCCCCATCGCACCAAGCAACCAGGGATTCACTG gaatAGATGCTTCTGCCCAGACCAGTTCCCATGAGATGACCATTCCAAATGAT CTTATTGGGTGCATCATTGGCCGCCAGGGAGCCAAGATCAACGAGATCAGACAAATGTCAGGCGCCCAGATTAAGATTGCGAATCCAGTGGATGGATCGACTGACCGCCAGGTCACCATCACAGGCTCGCCTGCCAGCATCAGTTTGGCGGAGTACCTCATCAATGCCAG gcTTTCCTCTGAGGCCACAGGACTGGCAGCCAACTGA
- the prr13 gene encoding proline-rich protein 13, whose protein sequence is MWPNQGPPVGPPNPACPPVCNPGYPGVPPPGAYPQPPNPAYPPGQYPAGMNPAMVPNAPPGVMPYGAPGSHPYPVAPGGMPGVPPAGVYPGPYPHSPNGGHHKGHKDHYHGGMNPMSGALAGGVAGMGVGLVGHKANKKMKKKMKKAHKHGHHKHGKSSSSSSSSDSD, encoded by the exons ATGTGGCCAAATCAAG GTCCTCCAGTGGGTCCTCCCAACCCTGCCTGCCCTCCCGTCTGCAACCCTGGATATCCTGGTGTTCCTCCTCCCGGAGCATATCCTCAGCCACCAAATCCAGCATACCCTCCTGGCCAATACCCAGCTGGTATGAACCCAGCAATGGTACCAAATGCACCCCCAGGAGTGATGCCTTACGGGGCTCCAGGATCTCATCCTTATCCAGTGGCCCCAGGTGGAATGCCAGGAGTGCCTCCTGCAGGTGTTTACCCAGGTCCATATCCCCATTCTCCAAATGGGGGTCACCATAAAGGCCACAAGGATCATTATCATGGAGGCATGAATCCTATGTCTGGAGCATTAGCTGGGGGAGTGGCAGGAATGGGAGTGGGGTTGGTTGGACACAAAGCCaacaaaaagatgaagaagaagatgaagaaagcACACAAGCATGGGCACCACAAACATGGCAAG tcctccagcagcagtagcagcagtgacTCAGACTGA